A single Gemmatimonadota bacterium DNA region contains:
- a CDS encoding putative sugar nucleotidyl transferase produces MTSLYVYDDALARSFEPFALTRPVSELRAGAELIRRRWASVLVGNVAGFASAASLADFEESDAPPALAADAVMPAGAIIGNSRFVVALDETLRGTDSAWSCDGRICAVRLTRPLPASALADGSQALETWATNSRVTSLRGRWISAIWDLIAQLSQQLMEDIPIIAASIDTVPEPAGILGPHQVAIERGAAIESYVIFDATAGPILIRKGATISAFTRVVGPCCIGADTTIVGDRIANCSIGDKCKIRGEMSSTIVLGHSNKGHTGFVGHSYLGRWVNLGAGTTTSNLKNTYGTVHLWTPAGIVDTGQQFLGTMFGDHVKTGIGTMLTTGTVLGAGANVFGAATHPKFVAPFSWGEREPYATFHASKFIDVAERMMQRRGVQLGDALRRHLARAHARATNS; encoded by the coding sequence ATGACTTCGCTCTACGTCTACGACGACGCACTGGCGCGAAGCTTCGAGCCGTTCGCGCTCACGCGTCCTGTTTCCGAGCTGCGTGCTGGCGCGGAGCTGATACGGCGACGCTGGGCGTCGGTGCTGGTGGGCAACGTCGCTGGCTTTGCGAGCGCCGCTTCCCTCGCCGATTTCGAGGAGAGCGATGCGCCGCCCGCGCTCGCCGCCGACGCAGTCATGCCCGCGGGCGCAATCATCGGGAATTCCCGCTTCGTCGTCGCGCTCGACGAAACGCTGAGAGGAACCGATTCGGCCTGGAGCTGCGACGGTCGTATCTGCGCGGTTCGGCTGACACGGCCGCTCCCGGCCTCCGCCCTCGCCGACGGCTCGCAAGCCCTCGAAACGTGGGCGACCAATTCACGCGTCACCAGCCTCCGCGGACGCTGGATCTCTGCGATCTGGGATCTCATCGCGCAATTATCTCAGCAGCTGATGGAAGACATCCCCATCATCGCTGCGAGCATCGATACGGTACCAGAGCCAGCCGGAATTCTGGGACCGCATCAAGTGGCCATCGAGCGCGGCGCGGCGATCGAATCGTACGTGATATTCGACGCGACAGCGGGTCCTATCCTCATCCGCAAGGGAGCGACGATTTCGGCGTTCACACGGGTGGTTGGCCCATGTTGCATCGGCGCGGACACAACCATAGTCGGTGATCGCATCGCCAACTGCTCGATCGGTGACAAATGCAAGATTCGCGGGGAGATGAGCTCCACGATCGTGCTCGGCCATTCCAACAAGGGACACACGGGCTTCGTCGGCCATTCGTACCTGGGCCGATGGGTGAACCTCGGTGCCGGCACGACTACCAGCAATCTGAAGAACACGTACGGCACCGTGCATCTGTGGACGCCCGCAGGAATCGTCGACACCGGGCAGCAATTCCTCGGCACCATGTTCGGCGACCATGTGAAGACCGGCATCGGGACGATGCTCACCACGGGCACCGTGCTTGGCGCCGGTGCAAACGTCTTCGGCGCAGCCACGCATCCCAAGTTCGTCGCGCCATTCTCGTGGGGTGAGCGGGAACCGTACGCAACGTTCCATGCATCGAAGTTCATCGACGTCGCCGAACGCATGATGCAGCGCAGGGGCGTTCAGCTCGGCGACGCGCTGCGTCGGCACCTCGCGCGCGCGCATGCGCGGGCGACCAATTCCTGA
- a CDS encoding sugar phosphate nucleotidyltransferase, with protein MTEQAWSVVLAGGIGSRFWPLSTPERPKQLLPLVDERPLLVATLQRMHDLVPNERTLVLTNASLVDPICAAVPELSRANIVLEPRPAGTAAALAFAAAEIARRAGPETVMICVHADWAIADEPEFRATLERAVDVAREQHGLVTVGIVPTRPDPGFGYIEPGDAVAGSPARRVRRFIEKPTRERAVELCASSCLWNSGIFVWRVGDFLDEVRKHTPEVAQALDEIDGKPDSLARFFASVKSVSVDVGVLERSDCVYVVPGDFGWDDVGTWASLHRVRVQDGHGNVVSGTAVVSDATNNVVHAEGNAVVLFGVSDLVVVTRDGLTLVTTRDRSVDLKGLIESLPPGIQART; from the coding sequence ATGACTGAGCAGGCCTGGAGTGTCGTCCTCGCCGGAGGCATAGGCTCGCGGTTCTGGCCGCTCAGCACACCGGAGCGTCCAAAGCAACTGCTTCCGCTCGTTGACGAGCGCCCGTTGCTGGTCGCGACGCTGCAGCGCATGCACGACCTCGTTCCGAATGAGCGCACTCTGGTACTTACAAACGCGTCGCTCGTCGATCCGATCTGCGCGGCGGTCCCGGAGCTGTCACGCGCCAATATCGTCCTGGAGCCTCGGCCGGCAGGCACGGCTGCGGCGCTTGCATTCGCAGCAGCCGAGATCGCACGACGCGCTGGCCCCGAAACCGTGATGATCTGCGTGCACGCGGACTGGGCGATCGCAGACGAGCCGGAATTTCGCGCGACACTCGAGCGCGCCGTGGACGTTGCGCGCGAACAGCACGGCTTGGTGACCGTCGGCATAGTTCCCACTCGTCCCGATCCGGGCTTCGGGTACATCGAGCCAGGAGACGCCGTAGCCGGCTCGCCAGCGCGCCGCGTGCGACGCTTCATCGAAAAACCCACACGTGAGCGCGCTGTCGAGTTATGCGCCAGCTCGTGCCTGTGGAACTCCGGCATTTTCGTCTGGCGCGTCGGCGACTTTCTCGACGAAGTGCGAAAGCACACTCCCGAGGTTGCGCAGGCTCTCGACGAGATCGATGGAAAGCCCGACTCGCTTGCCCGATTCTTCGCGTCGGTCAAGTCCGTATCGGTCGATGTTGGCGTACTCGAGCGCAGCGACTGCGTATACGTGGTTCCCGGTGATTTCGGCTGGGACGATGTCGGTACGTGGGCATCATTGCATCGCGTACGCGTGCAGGACGGACATGGAAATGTCGTGAGCGGAACTGCGGTCGTGTCCGACGCGACCAACAACGTGGTTCACGCCGAAGGCAACGCCGTGGTGCTGTTTGGCGTGTCCGATCTCGTCGTCGTCACTCGTGACGGGCTCACGCTCGTCACGACCCGCGATCGCTCTGTCGATCTCAAGGGCCTCATCGAGTCTCTGCCACCCGGGATTCAGGCTCGCACATGA
- a CDS encoding response regulator transcription factor, with protein sequence MATEGAQQRKQVLVADDEPHIGRIIKMKLEAGPFDVTLAFDGREAIDSLHAGDTRFDLVVLDLMMPERTGLDVLQDLRGTLHSDIPAIILTAAGQDEQERAALASGANAFVTKPFSPKKLYALVARLTGIKDPEDQ encoded by the coding sequence TTGGCAACAGAAGGCGCACAGCAGCGCAAGCAGGTACTCGTCGCGGACGACGAGCCGCACATTGGTCGCATCATCAAGATGAAGCTCGAGGCGGGACCGTTCGACGTCACGCTCGCATTCGATGGCCGAGAGGCGATCGACTCACTTCACGCAGGTGACACACGGTTCGACCTGGTCGTGCTCGATCTCATGATGCCGGAGCGAACCGGGCTCGACGTACTGCAGGACCTGCGTGGTACACTGCACAGTGATATACCCGCAATCATTCTCACAGCGGCGGGCCAGGATGAACAGGAGCGCGCAGCATTGGCGAGTGGAGCCAACGCATTCGTCACCAAGCCATTCAGTCCGAAGAAATTGTACGCGCTCGTTGCGCGCCTGACCGGCATCAAGGATCCCGAGGACCAATGA
- a CDS encoding roadblock/LC7 domain-containing protein encodes MATLRELTEAIQNRPGVEAVVILGADGLLIETHDTAQNRAEALAARVPAVATAASQLGDAAGSGTAALAVLEFERGYGVVLRLSDQALLFVSATADVALADLLYDLRQHRSSMAALV; translated from the coding sequence ATGGCGACACTACGCGAGTTGACGGAAGCGATCCAGAACCGTCCAGGGGTTGAAGCGGTCGTGATTCTGGGCGCCGATGGCCTCCTGATCGAGACACACGATACGGCTCAGAATCGCGCCGAGGCGCTGGCCGCCCGCGTTCCGGCGGTGGCCACTGCGGCCAGCCAGTTGGGCGACGCTGCCGGATCCGGAACGGCCGCCCTGGCGGTGCTCGAATTCGAGCGCGGCTACGGCGTCGTGTTGCGGCTATCCGATCAGGCGCTGCTGTTCGTCTCCGCGACCGCTGACGTAGCGCTCGCCGATCTGCTGTACGACCTCAGACAACACCGGTCGTCAATGGCCGCGTTGGTCTAG